From Variimorphobacter saccharofermentans, one genomic window encodes:
- a CDS encoding PadR family transcriptional regulator: MSIASDLIRGHTDTIILAHLNVSDSYGYEINKTIQTKTKGRYELKEATLYSAFRRLEEGGLILSYWGDEATGARRRYYKITEAGKETYQRLKEDWKSAKEMIDKLIESEVDKNE; encoded by the coding sequence TTGTCAATTGCATCAGATTTAATTCGTGGTCATACTGACACCATTATTTTAGCTCATTTAAATGTGAGTGACAGTTATGGCTATGAGATTAACAAAACAATACAGACGAAAACAAAAGGTCGTTATGAGTTAAAGGAAGCTACTCTATACTCGGCATTCCGACGACTGGAAGAGGGCGGACTTATTCTCTCCTATTGGGGAGATGAAGCCACTGGAGCGCGAAGAAGATACTATAAAATCACTGAAGCGGGAAAGGAAACCTATCAGCGATTAAAGGAAGATTGGAAGAGTGCGAAGGAAATGATAGATAAATTAATTGAATCGGAGGTTGATAAGAATGAATGA
- a CDS encoding permease prefix domain 1-containing protein — translation MNDKLRRYIDNLFIDVPQTKSMIELKEEMLQNLIEKYQDLIAEGKSEEAAYNIAIAGIGDISSLIKDMDCQRVSNVNIEAARQKAALLTSVSVMLYILSIVPLLVSLRSGHLFYGLVGVVVMITLATGVIIYNGMTKPRLNSGDQTMVEEFREWQSEKFERGKARISISFAVWSILVVIYLIVSFLTFAWYITWIVFIIGVAIEALINVYFIWKK, via the coding sequence ATGAATGATAAGCTTCGCAGGTATATCGATAATCTATTCATCGATGTACCACAGACAAAAAGTATGATTGAGCTGAAAGAGGAGATGCTACAGAACCTAATAGAAAAGTATCAGGACTTAATTGCAGAAGGGAAGAGTGAAGAGGCAGCTTATAATATTGCGATTGCAGGTATTGGTGATATTAGTTCTTTGATAAAGGATATGGATTGTCAGAGAGTGTCCAACGTGAATATAGAGGCAGCCAGACAGAAGGCGGCATTACTTACTTCTGTTTCCGTAATGTTGTATATTCTATCCATTGTTCCACTTTTAGTTTCACTTCGGTCCGGTCATCTGTTTTACGGATTAGTTGGGGTAGTAGTCATGATAACATTAGCTACCGGAGTTATTATCTATAATGGGATGACAAAACCCAGGTTAAATAGTGGAGATCAAACTATGGTTGAAGAATTTAGAGAATGGCAGTCAGAGAAATTTGAACGAGGCAAGGCAAGAATATCCATTTCATTTGCTGTGTGGAGCATTCTGGTAGTTATTTATCTCATAGTTAGTTTTCTTACCTTTGCATGGTATATTACATGGATTGTCTTTATTATTGGAGTAGCAATTGAGGCACTTATTAACGTGTATTTTATTTGGAAGAAATGA